The following proteins come from a genomic window of Streptomyces sp. Sge12:
- a CDS encoding enoyl-CoA hydratase family protein, which yields MGVSTSSPDKGIALVTVDFPPVNALPVQGWYDLADALRTAGRDPEVRCVVLAAEGRGFNAGVDIKEMQRDTGHAALIGANRGCYEAFAAVYECEVPVVAAVNGFCLGGGIGLVGNADAIVASDDATFGLPELDRGALGAATHLARLVPQHLMRTLYYTSRTATAAELHAHGSVWRVVPRAELRSAALELAAEIARKDGYLLRLAKAAINGIDPVDVRRSYRFEQGFTFEANLSGVADRVRDTFGKGEQA from the coding sequence CTCAAGCCCCGACAAGGGCATCGCACTTGTCACAGTCGACTTCCCACCCGTCAACGCGCTCCCGGTACAGGGCTGGTACGACCTGGCCGACGCCCTGCGGACCGCGGGGCGCGACCCGGAGGTCCGGTGCGTCGTGCTCGCCGCCGAGGGCCGCGGCTTCAACGCCGGCGTCGACATCAAGGAGATGCAGCGCGACACCGGACACGCCGCCCTGATCGGCGCCAACCGGGGCTGCTACGAGGCCTTCGCCGCCGTGTACGAGTGCGAGGTGCCGGTCGTCGCGGCCGTGAACGGGTTCTGCCTGGGCGGCGGCATCGGACTCGTCGGCAACGCCGACGCGATCGTCGCCTCCGACGACGCCACCTTCGGTCTGCCCGAGCTGGACCGGGGCGCGCTCGGCGCCGCCACCCACCTCGCCCGGCTGGTCCCCCAGCACCTGATGCGCACGCTGTACTACACCTCGCGCACCGCGACCGCCGCCGAACTGCACGCGCACGGCTCGGTCTGGCGGGTGGTGCCGCGCGCGGAACTGCGCTCCGCCGCCCTGGAGCTGGCCGCCGAGATCGCGCGGAAGGACGGCTACCTGCTCCGGCTCGCGAAGGCGGCCATCAACGGGATCGACCCCGTGGACGTGCGCCGCAGCTACCGCTTCGAACAGGGCTTCACCTTCGAGGCCAACCTCAGCGGGGTGGCCGACCGGGTCCGCGACACCTTCGGGAAGGGAGAGCAGGCATGA
- a CDS encoding CoA transferase subunit A: MTDKSMTPEEVVGRLHSGMTVGIGGWGSRRKPMALVRALLRSEVTDLTVISYGGPDVGLLAAAGRIRRLVAPFATLDSIPLEPHFRAARERAAFTLTELDEAMFMWGLHAAANRLPFLPVRAGLGSDVMRVNPELRTVTSPYDDGEELVAVPALRMDAALVHLNRADRLGNAQYLGPDPYFDDLFCEAADAAYVSCEQLVETAELAKAGPAQSLLVSRHSVTGVVETPNGAHFTSCVPDYDRDEAFQKLYAATPWTEFADRFLSGAGEHDYQAAVRTWHEEQQ, encoded by the coding sequence ATGACCGACAAGTCCATGACCCCCGAAGAGGTGGTCGGACGGCTGCACAGCGGGATGACCGTCGGCATCGGCGGCTGGGGCTCCCGGCGCAAGCCCATGGCCCTGGTACGGGCGCTGCTGCGCTCCGAGGTCACCGACCTCACCGTGATCTCCTACGGCGGCCCCGACGTCGGCCTGCTGGCCGCCGCCGGCCGGATCCGCAGACTGGTCGCCCCCTTCGCCACCCTGGACTCCATTCCGCTGGAGCCCCACTTCCGGGCGGCCCGCGAGCGCGCCGCCTTCACCCTCACCGAGCTCGATGAGGCCATGTTCATGTGGGGCCTGCACGCCGCCGCCAACCGGCTGCCCTTCCTCCCCGTCCGGGCCGGCCTCGGCTCCGACGTGATGCGGGTCAACCCGGAGCTGCGTACGGTCACCTCCCCCTACGACGACGGCGAGGAGCTCGTCGCCGTCCCGGCCCTGCGCATGGACGCCGCCCTGGTCCACCTCAACCGCGCCGACCGGCTGGGCAACGCCCAGTACCTGGGCCCGGACCCGTACTTCGACGACCTGTTCTGCGAGGCCGCCGACGCCGCCTACGTCTCCTGCGAGCAGCTCGTCGAGACCGCCGAGCTCGCCAAGGCGGGCCCTGCGCAGTCCCTCCTCGTCAGCCGCCATTCCGTCACCGGGGTCGTGGAGACCCCGAACGGCGCGCACTTCACCTCCTGCGTGCCCGACTACGACCGCGACGAGGCCTTCCAGAAGCTGTACGCGGCCACCCCCTGGACCGAGTTCGCCGACCGCTTCCTGTCCGGGGCGGGCGAGCACGACTACCAGGCGGCCGTCCGGACCTGGCACGAGGAGCAGCAGTGA